Proteins encoded within one genomic window of Streptomyces rubradiris:
- a CDS encoding alkaline phosphatase PhoX yields MSATRRQFLSAASALGAGIAFTGTLSEVFAGTAAAQSLGHTGYGPLVPDPNGLLDLPKGFRYTVLSREGDRLRSGEGPVPSHHDGMAAFAGRAGRTHLVRNHENGATARIPVPAVSGLTYDPAGKGGCTALTLDRHQRVLSERVAIAGTAVNCAGGPTPWGTWLTCEETEDRAGTNGYTKDHGFVFEVHPTDPHRTGAVPLTALGRFQHEAVAIDPRDGVLYETEDAFQKPFGLFYRFLPHRPLGGVGSLRAGGRLQAMRVPGVADLSAVRETGARFDGIEWVDVPDPLAAVTPTRFQDYGPGGITHAQKLEGCYWGGGGVYFVSSFARGADGSAADHYGQVWRYDPAHRRLTLAVVFGPDTDVRLPGESPDNICLAPGGGLMVCEDGNGAQHVFGLTRRGEVYALARGRQNIGTDQRPEWGEFAGVTFAPDGATMYVNCYTPGTTFAVTGPW; encoded by the coding sequence ATGTCTGCAACACGCCGTCAGTTCCTGTCCGCTGCCAGCGCCCTGGGAGCGGGCATCGCCTTCACCGGGACCCTGTCCGAGGTCTTCGCGGGTACGGCCGCGGCGCAGAGCCTGGGCCACACCGGCTATGGCCCGCTCGTGCCCGATCCGAACGGTCTGCTCGATCTGCCGAAAGGTTTCCGCTATACCGTGCTGTCCCGCGAGGGCGACCGGCTCCGCTCCGGAGAGGGCCCGGTGCCCTCCCATCACGACGGCATGGCCGCCTTCGCCGGCAGAGCGGGCCGTACCCACCTCGTCCGCAACCACGAGAACGGGGCGACCGCGCGTATCCCGGTCCCGGCCGTCAGCGGCCTCACTTACGACCCGGCGGGCAAGGGCGGCTGTACGGCCCTGACGCTCGACCGGCACCAGCGGGTGCTCTCCGAGCGGGTCGCCATCGCCGGTACCGCCGTCAACTGCGCGGGCGGTCCGACCCCCTGGGGCACCTGGCTGACCTGCGAGGAGACCGAGGACAGAGCCGGCACCAACGGCTACACCAAGGACCACGGCTTCGTCTTCGAGGTGCACCCCACCGACCCGCACCGCACCGGCGCCGTACCGCTGACCGCTTTGGGCCGCTTCCAGCACGAGGCGGTCGCGATCGACCCGCGCGACGGCGTCCTCTACGAGACGGAGGACGCCTTCCAGAAGCCGTTCGGCCTCTTCTACCGCTTCCTGCCGCACCGGCCGCTGGGCGGCGTCGGCTCGCTGCGTGCGGGCGGCCGGCTCCAGGCGATGCGGGTGCCCGGAGTGGCGGACCTGTCGGCGGTCCGGGAGACCGGGGCGCGCTTCGACGGCATCGAGTGGGTGGACGTACCCGATCCGCTGGCCGCCGTCACGCCGACCAGGTTCCAGGACTACGGCCCCGGGGGCATCACCCACGCGCAGAAGCTGGAGGGCTGCTACTGGGGCGGTGGCGGCGTGTACTTCGTGTCGTCCTTCGCGCGCGGCGCCGACGGCTCCGCGGCCGACCACTACGGCCAGGTCTGGCGCTACGACCCGGCGCACCGCAGGCTGACCCTGGCCGTCGTGTTCGGCCCGGACACCGACGTACGGCTGCCTGGCGAGTCCCCGGACAACATCTGCCTCGCGCCCGGCGGCGGCCTGATGGTCTGCGAGGACGGCAACGGCGCCCAGCACGTCTTCGGGCTGACCCGCCGGGGCGAGGTGTACGCGCTGGCCCGGGGCCGGCAGAACATAGGGACGGACCAGAGGCCGGAGTGGGGCGAGTTCGCCGGGGTGACCTTCGCCCCCGACGGAGCGACGATGTACGTCAATTGCTACACCCCCGGCACCACGTTCGCCGTGACCGGCCCGTGGTGA